ACttaatttagggtttctttTAAGGTGATTTTATTGATGGATTGAATTCTTGGATTGTAAAtgcattcttctttttctctcattttcttgcacttttttttttttatttttggacacAGAATTCCCAATTTCAAgccttttttttgttaagatttttatttttcactaaGTTGGAACGATTATGATATTGTGATTTCACAAAAGGGCTCGTACCAATCGAGAAAGTattccatgatcattccctaaattagcgggcTCGTACCAAtcgagagagtattccttcagcatgatcattccctaaattagcaaaTGTGAAACTTTCATCCACACTTGTGAGACCCactgttaaaatatcataactatgttatgttaggaaaatagtttaaaaattttagaaataaatttaggaaaacgATTTcgaattttaagaataaatttacgagatttagataaaattttagagatagATTTAAGAAACTGATTTAGATAGaataaattttaggaatagattgcAATAGATTTCCAAAAAAATGATTGACTGATggcttaaatttaaaaataaatttaaaagattgaTTTAGATACAGATAAATTTTAGGATTATCTATCATCTgagtataaatacccctcctCTCATCATTCCATGCAATACAAAGCAGTAGTTAAATTGATTAAGTGTGCTAGTGTTTCACATAGAAGTTGTGTTCAACACGAAGTCGGTTgtagaggggaatgaaacattcttacaaagggtgtggaaacctctttttaatgactttgagggaaagtggtagaaggacaatatctactagcggtgggcggTTTTTTAGAATATGGTTTGGTTGAGTGAGATATACAGTAGATTAAATTATGGTATAGGTTTTGGAAGTGGCAGGAAATGCAGCCATGGACAACAAGAGGAACAGGATCAGCCCGAGACACATTGTTTTGGCGGTGAGGAACGACGAGGAACTCTCAAAGCTTTTCAGCGAGGTGACGATCCCGTTCGGTGGGGTGGTTCCGAACATCAACCCAGTTCTTCTTCCAAGGAGATCTGAGAAGAGAGCAGCAGCAGAggcagaagcagaagcagaagagCAACCGCCGTCCCCCTCCAGGGGCAGCTAGTCCCCCAAGAAGGCCTTACTTCCTCAAATCCCCACATTCTTAAATATTCTTTGCTGTTCTTAGATTCGACTTTTCTTCATGTTTTTAGGaccattttatttctatttctgcCTTCATTTTCagcaacaaaataaagaatattcactaaaactattaattttttatctgtaacgacccaaatccacccgcACCATATGgtcattttttagttttttcttttggatttctttAAAAACCTATTTATTGCGGAGAGGTTTCAATCAACTTTGCTTTGGGGCAACGTCATTGATGACACACCACCTTGTGTCCATctcctttggggctcagcctacTCGCTCACATATCACTCgttgtctagctctaataccatttgtaacaactcaaatccacaactagcggatattgttctctttgggctttgcATTTCGGGCTAAAGGGATGAACTCTTTATCCATGTAGCTGAAGCATTATTGAgaattgttttcattttttttagatttgtttccaaatttttggTTCCAAGATTTGTGTTGTAAGGCTATTAAAAActtattcaataatataatcCCTTAGAACTTCAATGGTTTAATGGTTTATGTTTCTGGCTTATTCAAAACCTAACAATTCTAACAGATTGGAGAAGAATAGTTTCGAGAATTTCTTGTGGAACCTCTAAAGAGAATAGTTTAAAGAATCGGAAAAAATAGTTTCGAAAATTCTCTGGTTAGCCCattgaaatattatatcttatataaatcatatttaaatattataaaatatcctaatatatttaactaatttaaattttaaatatattttttatcctaacatatttaactaatttgaattttaaatatatttttatttaatgtatcaaaTACAATTAAGGGTATAAAATACTACCGGTTTCatttaattatctaatatattaaatattaatttaaacccttcacgttaatatatttttaatcatttatatttaatattaatttcacatcttccaattaaatatatatttttttatttatttaatatatttaatatattcaatattaatttgacctttcaaattaaatttattttttctttctatatttaatatatctaatatattaaatattatttggatcttttcaaaaaaaaaattcaaaataaatgaaatctTAACTTTACTATAAACTAATATAAACTAACAAAAGATGATGTACCTggtttaatatatctaatatattaaatattaatttgaacctttccattttttttttcaaaagaaatggaaCCTTTTAACTTTATTATGAACTAACAAAAGGTCGATGTACCTATAGATTATAAGCtccaataatacaaaattaattaattgaactctttaattaatcaatttccattcattaactataagTCACTCCACTATGGACCgagagttgcactcttatgcactgcaagacaagttatgtccattgatataatcaaAGTTGatccttcacgagttgttcataattacagttgCGTCAAAAGTCCGTTTTAACTCTGTAATTACCTCTTTCACTTTAGGTAGCACTGATTttctaatgaataatttatttatggtccaatcataaaccaagtctcTCCCGGGCTAATGAGAGGGTGAGGCTCCATTGTTTAAGTCCCGaagtcagtacttaagagaacaactcatctacttccCTTATATGGAAAGTATGAATTctatctcatgatattatgttcccaactccCTATCTGGTCAAGTcccaaaatggtaggcatattgaatcgacGAACAtagtcattctcacccatgtaaattaaatgGACAAACCCTCgtgtaaattaaaggacaagcccTATCAGACAGGAGTTTATAACTCACTTAGAATTAAGATCTAGTTGTATATaatcatcatgtgaaatattaatattttcaataccccacttacatgtctccacatgaacgatttggatcaaatcatttgtaacgattacagAATGGActgtatcaatagtgttatcAGGATAAGTCACCCAACATTATTCATATACTATAtactctttaggttattacttgaattGTGAATACAATCttcttgtatgtcaaccacatactgtttaagattacattaataacctttgtttaagattacattaaaaacggttattaatttttatgaagataacaattaaattacaaataaaataataaaaatattttgaggaAATCTTCCCCTAACATTTtaaggaagagatttccacaaggaaatagtaaaatttgaaaactcaaATTGAGCATAAAAACATGAGTTGGatgatgagagagaaatgttGGAAGGAGATATTTGAGGGTCagttaattagatatttttggTCCATGATGAGAGGAAAGCATTGAAAGGAATTGGTCCCTTTTCCACGAAAAGAAACTTCAACTAATTAGATTCAATGTACTAAATTTTAGGTGTCTTTCACATGTTATTAATAATACTTGTCAGAGAACAAGAGCCAATAtcataagaaaatttaaaaatattgaaaaatggaaCCACTTCAAAATACATTCAACGTCATTACAATGGgctttttatataaaaacaaaaaacaaaaaaatatagcCATTGATCTAACACTAGTATGATGGCTGTGTAACATTTTTGATTCAATCCTTGATACAACCATTTATAGGCATATTAACAAAACATATTGTAAATTCAAGTATGATAGCATATGAACAAACCATACGGACAGGAAAATCTTTTAGAGGACTACCGCCTCAAGCTCTCCACTATGTAGTCTGCATAGAGATTCCTGCATAAATAAGAACGTTACAATGACCATCAACGCTCGTGGTTATTAGAATTATAAAGCTGTtatgttgaggatggttgggagggagtcccacattggctaatttagtaAAAGATCATGGgttaagaaatactatctccattggtacgaggtcttatggagaaacccaaaacaaatcCACAACAGACCATGCTCAAAGTGGAGCACATCATACCATTGGTATGGATGCTAATTATGGATGCTAATGGTACTACCAAATTACAAAAGGCAAGAGATATTTGCAATGCTTACATTGAGTGGTGGATGGCCTTTAAGGCATCGGTGGCTGGCAGAAAGTCATTCACAGCGACCTCCTTGTTCTCATTCTTCTTGTCTGAATAGTTTAGTCAAGGAGAAATATGCAAGATGAGgattcaaaaaaaaacattccaaGTTTGTTCTCGctgatgattttaaaaattatcaaattagtTTAAGGATACAGTCTTCGAAGAAACGACGAATCTCAGCCAATCGATGTGGTGGGAGATCCTTGATGTCATTGTAGTGACGGTATTCAGGATCATCGGCACAAACAGCAATAATCTTGTCATCTTTTTCACCCTGCATTAAATTGTTATTAGACCTCTCTGTTATTTAAGAACACAATATAACATTTATTCGAGAAGAGTTACCTGGTCAATCATAGGCATTAGGCCTATAGCTTTAGCCCTCAGAAAACAACCAGGAAGAACTGGCTCCTGAAATATTTCAGAGCATCATCAGTTACAATGTGCACCCATGTTATTATAAGTGCTACtttaattgaagaaattgaagttTACCTGCATGATGACCAAGACGTCGATGGGGTCATTGTCCTCGCAAAGAGTCCGAGGAATAAAGCCATAGTTATGTGGGTAAACAACAGATGAGTAAAGAATCCGATCAACCTGAATAAACATGAGTCGCTTCATCTCACTGGCCACAGATAAAATCCATCACGAATAAAAAGTGATtagcttattattattaccttGATTAGACCAGTTTTTTTGTCAAGTTCATACTTCACTTTGCTTCCTTTTCCTATCTCAATAACCTGCATGAAGAAAAATCATCAAGATTGAACTTATGCATCGATTCACCATTAAAACATTTGTGAAACTTCGAAAGTCAAGCTGCTAAAGTGCTAgtataagaagaagaaaataggaaACCAATTAAGAATACTGATCCACCAATTGAATAACATTGATATACTAACTACAAAATTGTTGCTGTTCAAGGCTCATGGCACTCATGAAATTATATCACATACTAATACAATCAATTCAAAAAACACCATATATGATACTATTTTGTTCAGATCAGCATCCTTACGCAGTTGAAAATCTTTGGAGCCCCAGGTCCTGAAATAGAATTAGAAGTTCGTTTATTAGTATACTATAACAACTATAAAACCTCAATCACCAGAAAAAGGTATAATAAAGAACATACCTATCTCAAGATCATGCCAAGGATGTGCAGCAACAGATCTCCTAGTCATTGAAGAAAGAATTCTCTCATTCAGTGGTGGGTGTGGAGAAGGATGAGCATTGTTTGTCGTTCCATTTGAAGGAGCCATATCAGCAGGCTGGAATTGTACGCACCAAATTAGTACATTCTCAAAAGAAATTTAGATTTGAGGATGTATCTTAAGACACTCTGTAAAGTATACATTTCCAAGCACACTATTCATGGCCCAATTCTTTGCCAAACCAGTTTATAATGAAACTTATCATGAATAAATTCAGTATAACAGACCAGTTTTATCAGAAAACGGAATTTGTTCaagatatataaatttatgtcTCAAGACTGTAACAAGTATTTACCAATCAAGTTTATACTAAACCTTATCAGAAACAGATAAATGCATCAAGTTTACGTTTAGACTGAACTTACTTAAGAATTACTGGTggaatatgaaagaaattgtGCAAGGAAAAGCTAAATCCTTAATACATGCATGGAACTctctaaaagaaaacatagtCTCATGTGCctgtttaaaacatttaacaTCAAACACTATCTAAAAGCTCATCAACCTTAACAACGTTGGAAAGTAAAGATAAATAGCCTTTTTGCACAGATTCATCAGATTCAACCAATCAACatattcataatcataaaagaaGGTATAGTATTACGATTATTGCAACATCATCTAGCAATTTTACGAGAAAGAAATGAGGATCCATAATTGTGAAAAGAACctaaacaaaaatcaagaCAGCGGCATTCAAAAGCAACACAGAATGCGTAGTCACATTGTCACAGGTCAAAATGCAGAAACTGATGGTTCAGATCagaaataaataagcatcTTCATGCCTGTCGTCATCGAACAATAACCAAAACATCGACAATTTCATCAACTCCCGAGGTGTTTAACAAAACACATGTGCCAATTGACATGATAGATCCAAATACCGCGTGTTTCTTGACTAGACTACTACGTCCACAACCTTCCATATCAATATCATAACCTCCAGAATCCAGATACGAAAAAATTTCGTCAAACATTCACGTACGAATTCATTCTCACTCATTTCAACTATCTGCTCGGTTTCTCTCTAAATCAAGTATCTCTGCTTCTTTATTCAGGTATCCATGTAAGCAGAGTAACAGTTATCAACGTTTCAACGCATTCACTATAGCAATTCACTAGAGCAATTCACTAGAGcaaaagaaactaaacaaaCAACAATCTCCTGGATCTGCCATACTAGCACCGTCATGCAACACAAAGCAGAATGAAGCCAGATTTATCTCATAAAACAACAGACTCTATCAATCACAATATAGTTCAACCACCGACAAAATCATTAATAGCTCCAGTAACTCCAAAGATCAAGAACAAGGAGGCAGATAATAGCAAACGGACAGCATACTACAAACGCGATTCAGAACTCATTATACAGAGATAGCCGAAGCAGAAACCGGAAACAAACAAGAGAAACCGAAGGTAAAAGGCAGAgagatcgaagatctagagcTGAGAAATCAAACCTGAAAGCTTCAGAGTGACAAATGGAAGGCGAAAACCGAAGCGCAGATCTCAATGAAAGAGATTGAGCGTGAAGGAAGCAGTAGCAAGAAACGCCCTGCACGAGAGAAAGCAAAGAGAGTAGCTGTATGCTTACCCCCTCTCTCCTCTTACACCTATTTAAAGGAAACCAaagaagagggagagaaaACAGAGCAGACAAAAGCGAAAATTCTCCAGTTTCTTCCGCGCATTaacaaattgaaattggtaaaaataataataaaataaattgaattattttattttaaaaaattataaataatttaaaaacagaTATTCGGGGGAAGCGAGACTATTGTTGGTTCCAGCTACAGTTAGTTGTGAGTCAAAACGCGTCGTTTCGTTTCGTGAGAGCACTGGGTCCCACTGGGACCCACTGGGAAAACGGAGTTTTTCTTCCGTTTGATCCAATGGCGTTACCGTTACAGTTACAGTTACCGTTACCGTTTGCCAAGCCAAGACGGTGAGGAGTCATTATTACGTGTTTGGTTGAAAATTCATAAAGCAgcatgattttttatttatttatttatttttttattttacggTTTtcccaattaaaaaataatgaattaattaaaatactatttttaaaattaaacctaccaaataaaaatttattaattctttcttattattatataatctaatttttttaaaaaaatattaaaataattcgataaataaataaagttcaatatgtaaattatttttataaaattataaaaataatgctcttaaattttaatcctttttataaaataaaataatatatggcAATCGGCTGTTCGTTTGGGCGACAATTGACGTTTCCTCCGCTTTAAAATGagaataattcaatttaatttttttttttctttacgctgaattattctttttttttttttctttatatattttaattacaagCAACTATTAGTCAGCCTTTGAATTagtaaattcaaattaggtataaatttaattatttttacaataaaattaaatattgatagTACATCTTAAATcgttaaattacttttttttctttaccattCTGAGCATAtcttttagttaaattatacgttcgaaatttgtatttatttagtctataaattttttaaagcgtcgttattaaatttttaatttgattcaaacaactttaaaatcttaaaatctGGTCGATGGaactatgaaattttaactaaatttgtaattaattttttttattaaaaaaataattttgttattcaTGCAACAAGTAAAGAATATTCATTTGATTGATAAGAAGAAATGTGTTGATGTAAGGAGGCTGAAAAGAGATTAgttatgaatataaaatagtGAAAGTTGGAGTAAAGTGAAAGAGgttgaataaagtgaaattAATTAGGAAGAAATGTTGTAAAGAGAGATATTATTGAGTAAAATAGTTTTTACTTTACTTGGAGTTGGTTGATTTTAGCATCGTTAATCGTAATGTTTATAACGTTATAATCATGATTGAAATGTGAGAGGTTCAATTTCTTATCTTCGAACTCACCATCTTATCGTCTCGAGATATATTGTACGCGATAGTATCATTATAATGGACAAAGAAAActcaagctcatcgctagccgatattatccTATAACAGCCCCGATATTATCTTATAATAGCCCAGACATTTCCTTCAAGAGATTTTCCTAACAGTCCGAGCtaaccgctagtagatattattctatATAGGATTTCCTTTTGATAGCTTCCCCTAATAGTCCAAGCaagctttcccttctagaGCTTCCCCTAACAGCCCAAACAAGCTTTCCCTCCTAACAGATTAAGCTCACACCCCTAACAGCCCAAGCAGGCTTTCCCTCCTAACAGACTAAGCtcacagctagcagatattactTGGGATTTCCCCTAACAACCTAAGCAAGCTTTCCTTTTCCTAACCAACTAAACTCGcagctaacatatattgtcatATATAGGCTTTCTCGTAAGAGACCAAGCTCACAAGctatgttggatctcacagcTAGCCGTTATTGCTTGGGCTTTCCCCTAACATCCCAAGCAGGCTTTCCTTCAAGAGCTTCTCCTAACAGACCAAACTCAcagttagcagatattgtcatagATAGGccttcgtttccctcttccgccaatgtgggatctcataatccacccacTCGAAGGCCCAACGCCCTCACTGACACACAATTCGatgtttgactctaataccatttgtaaccgcctaagcctaccgttagtagatattgttctctttgggcttctcaTTCCCCCTCTAAAATACTTCTACTAGTTAGAGGTTTACACACggttataaagaatgttttgttctcctctccaatcgatatgggatatCACATAAAGGTTATAATTTCATTGTAAGTAGACTACAACGATGATTTCAATAAAGCACATGTTTGGAAAGAGGGAGAGAATTTTGAGTAGAAAAGGCATAAGTTGGCGTGTTGATGCTCCCA
This sequence is a window from Cucurbita pepo subsp. pepo cultivar mu-cu-16 chromosome LG19, ASM280686v2, whole genome shotgun sequence. Protein-coding genes within it:
- the LOC111781006 gene encoding histone H2A-beta, sperm-like, with product MDSRGKGKKGAAGTSDGGGGGGGGSKKKSVSRSVRAGLQFPVSRIGRYLKQGLYSERVGTGAPIYLAAVLEYLVAEVLEVAGNAAMDNKRNRISPRHIVLAVRNDEELSKLFSEVTIPFGGVVPNINPVLLPRRSEKRAAAEAEAEAEEQPPSPSRGS
- the LOC111781007 gene encoding soluble inorganic pyrophosphatase 1-like; this encodes MAPSNGTTNNAHPSPHPPLNERILSSMTRRSVAAHPWHDLEIGPGAPKIFNCVIEIGKGSKVKYELDKKTGLIKVDRILYSSVVYPHNYGFIPRTLCEDNDPIDVLVIMQEPVLPGCFLRAKAIGLMPMIDQGEKDDKIIAVCADDPEYRHYNDIKDLPPHRLAEIRRFFEDYKKNENKEVAVNDFLPATDALKAIHHSMNLYADYIVESLRR